Sequence from the Nocardia brasiliensis genome:
CCCGTCGGCTCGGCCGCACCGACCTTCGACGAGATCGCGGCCGGGGACCGACCACCCGGGTCCTCCCTTCGGCGGAGGCGGCGAACCGCCCCCGGATGGCAAGGTTGCCTTCCATGCGGGCGCCGCCGATCGACAAGGGACTACTGGTGGCGGGGGTCGCGGCATTCGTCGTCGCGGTGGCGACCTTGATCGTGACCGGCCACACCGCCCTGCGCTATTCGGCCGACAGCGACGACACGACGCCGCTGTGGACCGGGTGGGCGACGGTCGGCGCGGCGCTCGCCGTGGCCTGGCTGGTGCCGCCGAAGCCGCGAGCCGACGGCCCGGTCGCGGATTCGCGCGTCCTCGCCCGCCAGGGCTGGTGGCTGTACGCGCTCGGCGCGCTGTTCGCGGTCGCCTTCTTTCTAGCCGACGGCGACGACCTGTGCTTCCTCGGGTTGAAAGCCACACTGCTGCTGGCGATTCCGCTGCTGGCGCGGCTCGCTTCCTGGCGCGAATGGTATCGCGTCGACACCAGGGGACGTTGGCTGCGGCCCGCGCCCGCCGTGCTGACCTTCCTGGTGCTGGTCACGCTGTTCCACCCAGGATTCACCGGCACCCCGCCGCCGGTCGCCCTGCTCGTCTTCCTGTTTCTGGTGAACGCGGTGCTCGAAGAGATCTTCTACCGCGTCTGGTTGCAGACCAGGTTGGAAGTCCGATACGGCCGCTGGCCCGCCATCGTGCTGGTGGCGCTGCTGTGGTCGTGCTGGCATGTGGCGATCCAGGGCGGCAACGGTTTCGGCATCGACCTCGCCACCGTGGTCGCGCGGCTCGGCGCGGAGGGGTTGTTCTTCGGCTACCTGTGGTCGCGGTATCGAAACCCGTGGCTGCTCTTCGTGGTGCACGGTGTGACCAACGCGTCGGTGGGCATGCTCGTCGCGATGCGGTGAGGCGCGCGACATTTCGCCGTTCAGCGGCCGCGCAGCACCGATTCGACCAGTTCACGCACCGCGTCCAGCAGCCGGTCGGTCTCGCCGGCGCGGATCATCGCCTGCACCAGTTCGCCGCCGATCGACGCGAGCAGTAACCGCCCGACCGTTTCGGCATCGATGTCGGGCCGCGCCTCGCGCAGCAGCGTGGTGATGTGGTTGTCCCAGAACGCGTGGAACTCGCCGGTGCGCGGATGCGGCGGCACGGTGCGGTAGGCCGCCATGAGCTCGGAGTTCGCGATGACCAAGCGGGTCATCGCGTCGAAGTAGGCGAGCAGCCGGTCACCGGCGGGCGCGCCGGGCCCGAGCGGCGGCGGCCCGGTGGCGATGGCGTCCATCAGGGTGAGCGCGCTCTCGGCGACCATCTCGTGCAGCAGCCCCGCCCGGTTGCCGAAGCGGTGGAAGATCGTGCCCTTGCCCACTCCGGCCGCGGCGGCGACCCGGTCCATGGTGATCGCCTCCGCGCCGTATTCGGCGAGCAACGCGCTGGTCGCGTCGAGAATCGCGCGCCGATTGCGTGCCGCGTCGGCCCGTTCCTTCGGACGCCCGTCGCTCATCGCACCCACTTTCGTTGACAACTTGACCGCCGGTCCATATCGTTGCGCGAGATAACTGGACCGGCAGTCAATTTATGGAGTTCATGATGCAGGCAATCGTAATGACGGCGACCGGCGGTCCCGAGGTCTTGGTCGCCGAGCAGGTGCCCGTGCCAGCGGCGGGCCCCGGCGCGGTGGTCGTTCGCGCCGAAGCGATCCCCGTCCTGTTCCCCGAGACGAAGCTGCGCTCCGGCGCGTTCCCGCTCGCCGCCGAGCCGCCGCTGGTCTTCGGCTTCCAGGCCGTCGGCGTGGTGACCGAGGTCGGGGCGGACGCCGACCCGGCGCTGCTCGGCAGGCGAGTCGCGGTGAACACACCCGGCTTCGGCTCCTACGCCGAATTCGTCAGCGCGCCCGCGTCTTCGGCCGTCGCGATCCCGGACGGCCTGTCGTCGGCGGACGCGGCGGCGGTGCTCATGAGCGGTTCGGTGGCCATCCCGCTGCTCGAGACGGCCGCGCTGACCGGCACCGAAACGGTGCTGATCGAGGCCGCCGCGACCGGAATCGGCAGCCACCTGACCCAGCTCGCCAAGGAGTACGGCGCGGCCCGCGTCATCGCGACCGCGGGCGGCCCGGCCAAGACCGAGCGGGCCCGCGCGCTCGGCGCCGACGAGGTCGTCGACCACAACGACCCCGCATGGCCCGAGCGACTGCGCGAAATCCTCGGCGCCACCACGCTCGACGTCGTCTTCGACTCGATCGGCGGCGACACCGCCCGCGACGTCCTCGCGCTCACCACACCGCAGCGCGGCCGCATGCTCGGCTACGGCTGGCTCTCCGGCACGCCCGCCCAGCTCACGGCCACCGACCTCATCACGACCGGCCGCACCCTCATCGGCTGTGCGGGCCCCGAGTGGCTGGCGCGAGTCGCCGAGTCGCGCACCGCGATTCTCACTCGCGCGGCGGCAGGCGGCATCGATCCGCTGGTCGACGCCGTGCTCCCGCTCGACCAGGCCGCCCACGCGCACCGACTGCTCGAAGAGCGCACGCCGCTGGGCAGATTGATCCTGCGCCCCGGAGCCTGAGCGGCTCAGGGACGGCGGGCGAAGGCGGGGGCGTGCTCGGGCAGGATGCCGCGCGCGATCAGGAAGGGCGGAACGCTGCGCACGATCGGGATGCGCCGAAAGACCCGCAGGGGCAACGGGGCGGTCTGGCTGTTGGCGATATCGATGCCGCCCGACAGCGCGGGGCGGATCGCGCGGGCGTGCAGGAAGCGCTGCATGCCCTGGGTCACCATGGTCGGCAGGATGCGGCGCCGCTGCACCCTGGCCAGCTCACGCGCACCCACGGTGCCCGAAAGCAAGGGCGCGGCAAGGATTCTCGCGGCGGCGACGGCGTCTTGGACCGCGAGGTTGATGCCGACACCGCCGACCGGGGACATCGCGTGCGCGGCATCGCCGATGCACAGCAGTCCTTCGGTGTGCCAGGTGGTCAGGCGGTCCAGCTGCACGTCGAGCAGCCGCACCTCGTCCCAGCCGGTGAGCACATCGACGCGATCGCGCAGCCAGGGCACCGCAGCCGCCATCTGACGCACGATCTCCCCGACCGGCCCGCCCCGTGCTGCGGCGTCGGTGCCCTTGGCGATGAGCGTGGCGCACTGCCAGTAGTCACCGCGATCCAGCAGCACGGCGGCGCGCCGCGCGGTGACGATCGGAATGGCGCCCGCGGGATCGGTGTCGTTGCGCGGCAACCGGAACCACCACACGTCCATCGGCGTCGGCCAGCTCCGTGCGGGCAGGTTCGC
This genomic interval carries:
- a CDS encoding CPBP family intramembrane glutamic endopeptidase encodes the protein MRAPPIDKGLLVAGVAAFVVAVATLIVTGHTALRYSADSDDTTPLWTGWATVGAALAVAWLVPPKPRADGPVADSRVLARQGWWLYALGALFAVAFFLADGDDLCFLGLKATLLLAIPLLARLASWREWYRVDTRGRWLRPAPAVLTFLVLVTLFHPGFTGTPPPVALLVFLFLVNAVLEEIFYRVWLQTRLEVRYGRWPAIVLVALLWSCWHVAIQGGNGFGIDLATVVARLGAEGLFFGYLWSRYRNPWLLFVVHGVTNASVGMLVAMR
- a CDS encoding TetR/AcrR family transcriptional regulator; amino-acid sequence: MSDGRPKERADAARNRRAILDATSALLAEYGAEAITMDRVAAAAGVGKGTIFHRFGNRAGLLHEMVAESALTLMDAIATGPPPLGPGAPAGDRLLAYFDAMTRLVIANSELMAAYRTVPPHPRTGEFHAFWDNHITTLLREARPDIDAETVGRLLLASIGGELVQAMIRAGETDRLLDAVRELVESVLRGR
- a CDS encoding quinone oxidoreductase family protein, whose product is MQAIVMTATGGPEVLVAEQVPVPAAGPGAVVVRAEAIPVLFPETKLRSGAFPLAAEPPLVFGFQAVGVVTEVGADADPALLGRRVAVNTPGFGSYAEFVSAPASSAVAIPDGLSSADAAAVLMSGSVAIPLLETAALTGTETVLIEAAATGIGSHLTQLAKEYGAARVIATAGGPAKTERARALGADEVVDHNDPAWPERLREILGATTLDVVFDSIGGDTARDVLALTTPQRGRMLGYGWLSGTPAQLTATDLITTGRTLIGCAGPEWLARVAESRTAILTRAAAGGIDPLVDAVLPLDQAAHAHRLLEERTPLGRLILRPGA
- a CDS encoding FAD-dependent oxidoreductase; the protein is MERTTCLVVGGGPAGMVLGLLLARAGVEVTVLEKHKDFLRDFRGDTVHPTTLDLLDELGLGAEFAKLPARKLEQVALPTAGGLRTLVSLKDLPGRHKYIAMVPQWDLLDLLARAAEQEPTCTLRMNTEATGPIWSDGRVVGVGYRTADGATGEIRAALTVACDGRSSVLRAAANLPARSWPTPMDVWWFRLPRNDTDPAGAIPIVTARRAAVLLDRGDYWQCATLIAKGTDAAARGGPVGEIVRQMAAAVPWLRDRVDVLTGWDEVRLLDVQLDRLTTWHTEGLLCIGDAAHAMSPVGGVGINLAVQDAVAAARILAAPLLSGTVGARELARVQRRRILPTMVTQGMQRFLHARAIRPALSGGIDIANSQTAPLPLRVFRRIPIVRSVPPFLIARGILPEHAPAFARRP